The Kitasatospora paranensis genome has a window encoding:
- a CDS encoding Dyp-type peroxidase, producing MVVPQPVVLPPSRAAVFLVATVASGGEGVVREALQELAGLTRSVAFRAPEDGLSCVAGVGSEGWDRLVGGPRPRDLHSFRPLHGPRHRAPATPGDLLFHLRARRMDLCFELARLITERLGAAVTVVDEVHGFTYFDERDLLGFVDGSENPQGTAAAGAVFIGDEDPPFRGGSYVIVQKYLHDMAAWTALTAEQQEHVVGRTKAANVELPDDVKPADSHVALNTIVDEDGTERQIVRANMPFGQVGSGEFGTYFIGYARTPDVTERMLRNMFLGDPPGTTDRILDFSTAVTGGLFFVPSADLLDDLPAAPACAARLGDSLGIGSLKGAPAP from the coding sequence ATGGTCGTACCCCAGCCCGTCGTCCTGCCGCCCTCCCGGGCCGCCGTCTTCCTGGTGGCCACCGTGGCATCCGGGGGCGAGGGGGTCGTCCGCGAGGCGCTCCAGGAGCTGGCGGGACTGACCCGGTCGGTGGCGTTCCGCGCCCCCGAGGACGGCCTCAGCTGCGTCGCCGGTGTCGGCTCCGAGGGGTGGGACCGCCTCGTCGGCGGACCGCGGCCGCGCGACCTGCACTCCTTCCGGCCCCTGCACGGCCCCCGCCACCGGGCCCCGGCCACGCCGGGTGATCTGCTGTTCCATCTGCGTGCCCGCCGGATGGACCTGTGCTTCGAACTCGCCCGGCTGATCACGGAGCGGCTGGGCGCCGCGGTGACCGTGGTCGACGAGGTGCACGGCTTCACGTACTTCGACGAGCGGGACCTGCTCGGCTTCGTCGACGGCAGCGAGAACCCGCAGGGCACGGCGGCGGCCGGGGCCGTGTTCATCGGCGACGAGGATCCGCCGTTCCGCGGGGGCAGTTACGTGATCGTGCAGAAGTACCTGCACGACATGGCGGCCTGGACAGCCCTGACGGCCGAACAGCAGGAGCACGTCGTCGGGCGGACGAAGGCGGCCAACGTCGAACTGCCGGACGACGTCAAGCCGGCGGACTCGCACGTCGCGCTCAACACGATCGTCGACGAGGACGGCACCGAACGGCAGATCGTCCGCGCGAACATGCCCTTCGGGCAGGTCGGCAGCGGCGAGTTCGGCACCTACTTCATCGGCTACGCGCGGACGCCCGACGTCACCGAGCGGATGCTGCGCAACATGTTCCTCGGCGATCCGCCCGGCACCACGGACCGCATCCTCGACTTCTCGACGGCCGTGACCGGCGGCCTGTTCTTCGTGCCGAGCGCGGACCTCCTCGACGACCTCCCCGCCGCACCCGCCTGCGCCGCCCGCCTCGGAGACTCCCTGGGCATCGGCAGCCTGAAAGGAGCCCCCGCCCCATGA
- a CDS encoding family 1 encapsulin nanocompartment shell protein — protein sequence MTTPAGNNLHRELAPITPAAWAEIETEARRTFRRHVAGRRVVDVPDPVGPELAAVGTGHLADIAAPAPGVTARLRGAQPVVELRVPFTVARAAVDDVERGSKDSDWQPVKDAARTMAFVEDRTIFDGYGAAGVDGLRARSSNPVLPLPAEPRDYPDAVGRALTSLRLAGVDGPYALLLGAEEYRAVSETSDHGHPIAAHLGRMLDGAPIWAPALSGAFVLSTRGGDFELVLGQDVAIGYTGHDATGVELYFHETLTFRTYTDEAVVVLEA from the coding sequence ATGACGACCCCCGCCGGCAACAACCTGCACCGCGAGCTCGCCCCGATCACCCCGGCGGCCTGGGCCGAGATCGAGACCGAGGCCCGCCGGACCTTCCGGCGCCACGTCGCGGGCCGCCGGGTCGTCGACGTCCCCGACCCGGTCGGTCCGGAGCTCGCCGCCGTCGGCACCGGGCACCTGGCCGACATCGCCGCGCCCGCTCCCGGAGTCACGGCACGCCTGCGCGGCGCGCAGCCGGTCGTCGAGCTGCGGGTCCCGTTCACGGTCGCCCGGGCCGCCGTGGACGACGTCGAGCGCGGCTCGAAGGACTCCGACTGGCAGCCCGTGAAGGACGCCGCGCGCACCATGGCGTTCGTCGAGGACCGGACGATCTTCGACGGGTACGGAGCAGCCGGTGTCGACGGACTGCGCGCCCGGTCCTCCAACCCGGTGCTGCCGCTGCCCGCCGAACCGCGCGACTATCCCGACGCGGTCGGCCGGGCCCTCACCTCGCTGCGGCTGGCCGGGGTCGACGGCCCGTACGCCCTCCTGCTCGGTGCCGAGGAGTACCGTGCGGTCAGCGAGACCTCCGACCACGGCCACCCGATCGCGGCCCACCTCGGCCGGATGCTGGACGGTGCCCCGATCTGGGCGCCGGCCCTCAGCGGCGCCTTCGTCCTCTCCACCCGCGGCGGCGACTTCGAACTCGTCCTCGGCCAGGACGTGGCGATCGGCTACACGGGGCACGACGCGACCGGTGTCGAGCTGTACTTCCATGAGACGCTGACCTTCCGCACCTACACGGACGAGGCCGTGGTCGTACTGGAAGCCTGA
- a CDS encoding DUF1345 domain-containing protein, with protein sequence MNHRPALAAVPRLAGSVVIGAVVGAAVGALTTRPLGILTGIVAAETLFVVVGWVVLWPMDAAATHRNVRREEFRPFVEEIVVVATALCGLIAIVLLLLVGDPRFRHAAAAAALCGVFMAWAALHLMYATRYAYVYYLPPVGGIDFNTGDAPRYSDFLYFSYNLGMTYQVSDTSVSTSALRAVVLRHCLLSYVFGASILATTISLVAGIVTSR encoded by the coding sequence ATGAACCACCGGCCGGCGCTCGCCGCCGTCCCGCGACTCGCCGGCTCCGTCGTCATCGGGGCGGTCGTCGGCGCGGCCGTGGGCGCCCTGACCACCAGGCCGCTGGGGATCCTCACCGGCATCGTGGCGGCGGAGACGCTCTTCGTCGTGGTCGGATGGGTCGTCCTGTGGCCGATGGACGCCGCCGCCACCCACCGCAACGTCCGGCGCGAGGAGTTCCGGCCGTTCGTCGAGGAGATCGTCGTCGTCGCGACCGCCCTGTGCGGACTGATCGCCATCGTGCTGCTGCTCCTGGTCGGCGACCCGCGCTTCCGGCACGCCGCGGCCGCGGCCGCGCTCTGCGGCGTGTTCATGGCCTGGGCGGCCCTGCACCTGATGTACGCCACCCGCTACGCGTACGTCTACTACCTGCCGCCCGTCGGCGGGATCGACTTCAACACCGGCGACGCGCCCCGGTACAGCGACTTCCTCTACTTCAGCTACAACCTCGGCATGACCTACCAGGTCTCCGACACCAGCGTCTCCACCTCCGCGCTCCGCGCCGTCGTCCTGCGTCACTGCCTGCTGTCGTACGTCTTCGGCGCCAGCATCCTGGCCACCACCATCAGCCTCGTCGCCGGCATCGTCACCAGCCGCTGA
- a CDS encoding DUF2071 domain-containing protein, translating to MAPTARPPGPDAAAGPATEPVTPDPAREVTGTLLTQSWLDLTFLHWAADPADVAPLLPPGTRPDVHDGMTYVGLVAFRMHRVGWFRLPGVPYFGTFPETNVRLYSVDGHGRRGVVFRSLEASRLVPVAMARLGFRLPYVWARMTIDRDGDTRTYTSVRRWPGPRGAHSRISVRIGEPIPEPTALEHFLTARWGLHGDFFGRPMYLPNTHPRWPLHRAELTGCSEDLVAAAGLPRPAGPPVSVLYSPGVPVRFGGPLRPPRPLPPGP from the coding sequence ATGGCCCCGACCGCTCGCCCACCCGGCCCGGATGCCGCCGCCGGACCAGCGACGGAACCCGTCACGCCCGATCCGGCGCGGGAGGTGACCGGCACGCTGCTGACCCAGTCCTGGCTCGACCTCACCTTCCTGCACTGGGCGGCGGACCCGGCGGACGTGGCGCCGCTGCTCCCGCCCGGCACCCGGCCCGACGTGCACGACGGGATGACGTACGTGGGCCTGGTGGCCTTCCGCATGCACCGGGTGGGGTGGTTCCGGCTGCCGGGCGTGCCGTATTTCGGGACGTTCCCTGAGACCAACGTGCGGCTCTACTCGGTGGACGGGCACGGCCGGCGCGGCGTGGTGTTCCGCTCGCTGGAGGCCTCCCGGCTCGTCCCGGTCGCGATGGCCCGGCTCGGCTTCCGGCTGCCGTACGTCTGGGCCCGGATGACCATCGACCGGGACGGCGACACCCGCACCTACACCAGCGTCCGCCGCTGGCCGGGGCCGCGCGGTGCGCACAGCAGGATCTCCGTCCGGATCGGCGAACCGATCCCGGAGCCGACCGCGCTGGAGCACTTCCTGACGGCCCGTTGGGGCCTGCACGGCGACTTCTTCGGCCGCCCGATGTACCTGCCGAACACCCACCCGCGCTGGCCGCTGCACCGCGCCGAGCTGACCGGGTGCAGCGAGGACCTGGTCGCCGCCGCCGGACTGCCCCGGCCCGCAGGGCCGCCGGTCAGCGTGCTGTACTCGCCCGGCGTGCCGGTGCGCTTCGGCGGCCCGCTGCGCCCGCCGCGCCCGCTGCCTCCCGGGCCGTGA
- a CDS encoding putative quinol monooxygenase, with product MSQPVQLVILITTLPGRGGEQIAAFERLAPLVRAEAGCLQYDLHQVSGEPERFVLIERWASKAALAAHDVTPHMIEADAASPAFRAGPAEVVELVAAPVA from the coding sequence ATGTCACAGCCGGTGCAGCTCGTCATCCTGATCACCACGTTGCCGGGTCGCGGCGGGGAGCAGATCGCCGCCTTCGAGCGCCTCGCTCCGCTCGTGCGGGCCGAGGCGGGCTGCCTGCAGTACGACCTGCACCAGGTGAGCGGCGAGCCCGAACGCTTCGTCCTCATCGAGCGGTGGGCATCGAAGGCGGCCCTCGCCGCCCACGACGTCACGCCGCACATGATCGAGGCCGATGCCGCCAGCCCCGCCTTCCGGGCCGGGCCCGCCGAGGTCGTCGAACTCGTCGCGGCCCCCGTGGCCTGA
- a CDS encoding VOC family protein has product MINGAHVIIHSRDEEADRAFFRDVLEWPNVDAGGGWLIFALPPAELAVHPTDGPGAHELYLMCDDVDATVRDLTARGVEFTRPVTAAGWGG; this is encoded by the coding sequence ATGATCAACGGTGCGCACGTCATCATCCACAGCCGCGACGAAGAGGCGGACCGGGCCTTCTTCCGCGACGTGCTGGAGTGGCCGAACGTCGACGCGGGAGGCGGCTGGCTGATCTTCGCGCTGCCCCCGGCCGAGCTGGCCGTGCACCCCACGGACGGCCCCGGGGCGCATGAGCTCTACCTGATGTGCGACGACGTCGACGCCACGGTGCGCGACCTGACCGCCAGGGGTGTGGAGTTCACCCGGCCGGTCACCGCGGCCGGCTGGGGAGGGTGA
- a CDS encoding vitamin K epoxide reductase family protein: MQTTATVPASEPATATRAVPVPAGRAFSWLLLVGGLLGLAASAVLTFDKLRMLENPGYRPGCSINPVISCGSVMRTAQASAFGFPNPLIGLVAFGALAAVGAGLLSGAAHRRWFWLGLQAGTAFGLGFVIWLISQALYEIGALCPYCMVVWAVVGPLFWYTLLHNLRTGVLPAPRGLTAALTRYHWAAPALWYLGIALLVLNRFWYYWRTLI; encoded by the coding sequence GTGCAGACCACCGCCACCGTCCCCGCGTCCGAGCCCGCCACCGCCACGCGGGCGGTCCCCGTCCCGGCCGGCCGGGCGTTCTCCTGGCTGCTGCTGGTCGGCGGCCTGCTCGGGCTGGCCGCCTCCGCGGTCCTGACCTTCGACAAGCTCCGGATGCTGGAGAACCCGGGCTACCGGCCGGGATGCAGCATCAACCCGGTGATCAGCTGCGGTTCGGTGATGCGCACCGCGCAGGCCTCGGCCTTCGGCTTCCCCAACCCGCTGATCGGCCTGGTCGCGTTCGGAGCGCTCGCCGCGGTCGGCGCCGGCCTGCTGTCCGGCGCCGCCCACCGCCGGTGGTTCTGGCTCGGGCTCCAGGCGGGCACGGCGTTCGGGCTCGGCTTCGTGATCTGGCTGATCAGCCAGGCGCTGTACGAGATCGGCGCCCTCTGCCCGTACTGCATGGTGGTGTGGGCCGTGGTGGGGCCGCTGTTCTGGTACACCCTGCTGCACAACCTGCGGACGGGCGTCCTACCCGCCCCGCGCGGGCTCACGGCCGCCCTGACCCGCTACCACTGGGCCGCCCCTGCCCTGTGGTACCTCGGTATTGCGCTGCTGGTGCTGAACAGGTTCTGGTACTACTGGCGCACGCTGATCTGA
- a CDS encoding thioredoxin domain-containing protein: MTTQQPRPAQSARERMQEAHRREQRAATVRRRTAVGVAVAAVIAVVGGTVAAISTASDGSGTAAAAVPVTTPAHTSGTDGTVVVYGRADAPHTLTVYEDFRCPVCREFETSAGQAVQQLADSGTYKIEYHLAAFLDDNLGGKGSRTALAAAGAALDQGVDQFKKFHDVLYANQPAETSDGFGDTNRILELAGKVPGLKTAAFTKAVTEGTYLPWASKVAKAFNSSGVNGTPTVKLDGRTLSVFDGAGKPVTPEQYTALIRSTIGG; encoded by the coding sequence ATGACCACGCAGCAGCCCCGCCCCGCCCAGTCCGCCCGTGAGCGCATGCAGGAGGCGCACCGCCGCGAGCAGCGCGCCGCCACCGTCCGGCGGCGGACCGCCGTGGGCGTCGCCGTCGCAGCGGTGATCGCCGTCGTCGGCGGCACCGTGGCGGCCATCTCCACCGCCTCGGACGGCTCCGGCACCGCGGCGGCGGCCGTCCCGGTGACCACGCCCGCCCACACGTCCGGCACCGACGGCACGGTCGTGGTCTACGGCCGCGCCGACGCCCCGCACACGCTCACCGTGTACGAGGACTTCCGCTGCCCGGTGTGCCGGGAGTTCGAGACCTCGGCCGGGCAGGCCGTGCAGCAACTGGCCGACAGCGGCACCTACAAGATCGAGTACCACCTGGCCGCCTTCCTGGACGACAACCTCGGCGGCAAGGGCTCCAGGACCGCGCTGGCCGCCGCGGGCGCGGCCCTCGACCAGGGCGTGGACCAGTTCAAGAAGTTCCACGACGTGCTGTACGCCAACCAGCCCGCCGAGACCAGTGACGGGTTCGGCGACACCAACCGGATCCTGGAGCTGGCCGGCAAGGTGCCGGGCCTGAAGACTGCGGCCTTCACCAAGGCCGTCACCGAGGGCACCTACCTGCCGTGGGCCTCCAAGGTCGCCAAGGCCTTCAACTCCAGCGGCGTCAACGGCACCCCGACGGTGAAGCTGGACGGCAGGACGCTTTCGGTCTTCGACGGCGCGGGCAAGCCGGTGACGCCGGAGCAGTACACCGCGCTGATCCGCAGCACGATCGGGGGCTGA
- a CDS encoding CHAD domain-containing protein, protein MPHRDEPTAGELLTAWLARQTEALAALEGPVRADEPDAVHRMRITSRRLRSTLQAYRPLLAADTTALVGELRELAAALGLARDSEVLGERLTAAARELPPECGPQEAAAALGRWSAEQTARARPQALAALDGPRLPALLAGLRALVAEPRLTVRADRPASGELARIARREQRRTGRRIRAAREAAPGEPTDQALHEARKAAKRARYAGEPAGAAAQSFTRRMKELQDLLGAHQDAVLARRTLHGLAGTGPAFAYGVLFEQQRAAAARARAELPAVWRRARRRPTF, encoded by the coding sequence GTGCCGCACCGGGACGAACCGACCGCGGGGGAGCTGCTGACCGCCTGGCTCGCCCGCCAGACCGAGGCGCTGGCCGCGCTCGAGGGCCCCGTCCGGGCCGACGAGCCCGACGCCGTCCACCGGATGCGGATCACCTCCCGGCGGCTGCGCAGCACCCTCCAGGCGTACCGGCCGCTGCTGGCCGCCGACACCACGGCGCTGGTGGGCGAGCTCCGCGAGCTCGCTGCGGCGCTCGGGCTCGCCCGGGACAGCGAGGTGCTCGGCGAACGGCTCACCGCGGCCGCCCGGGAGCTGCCGCCGGAGTGCGGGCCGCAGGAGGCCGCTGCGGCGCTCGGCCGGTGGTCCGCCGAGCAGACCGCCCGCGCCAGGCCGCAGGCGCTCGCGGCCCTGGACGGTCCCCGGCTGCCGGCCCTGCTGGCCGGGCTGCGCGCCCTGGTGGCCGAACCGCGGCTGACCGTTCGCGCGGATCGGCCCGCGAGCGGCGAGCTCGCCCGGATCGCCCGTCGCGAACAGCGCCGGACCGGCCGCCGGATCCGGGCCGCCCGGGAGGCCGCCCCCGGCGAGCCCACCGACCAGGCGCTGCACGAGGCCCGGAAGGCCGCCAAGCGGGCCCGGTACGCGGGCGAGCCGGCCGGCGCCGCGGCGCAGTCGTTCACGCGGCGGATGAAGGAGCTCCAGGACCTGCTCGGCGCCCACCAGGACGCCGTGCTCGCCCGCCGGACCTTGCACGGTCTCGCCGGGACGGGCCCGGCCTTCGCGTACGGCGTCCTCTTCGAGCAGCAGCGGGCGGCCGCGGCGCGGGCCCGGGCCGAGCTGCCGGCGGTCTGGCGGCGGGCCCGCAGACGGCCGACGTTCTGA
- a CDS encoding uracil-DNA glycosylase gives MASPAPGRARSAAPGWPEPPAPVLDPVEAVAATGSLTELDTAVTGCRACPRLVEWREEAARTKRRAYLDDDYWARPIPGFGPEDAALVIVGLAPAAHGANRTGRIFTGDPSGDLLYAALYELGLASRAEAVRRGDGLRLHGVRITDPVRCCPPENRPSPTERDTCRPWITREFRYLRPSARAVVALGGFAWQAVLPVLAESGWQVPRPRPVFGHGARAALPAADGGPGLHLFGCYHVSPRNTYTGRLTPAMLTDLLATAAAAAGLR, from the coding sequence ATGGCCTCCCCTGCACCCGGTCGTGCCCGGTCAGCCGCACCGGGCTGGCCGGAGCCCCCGGCGCCGGTCCTGGACCCGGTCGAGGCCGTCGCCGCGACCGGCAGTCTGACCGAGCTGGACACCGCGGTGACCGGCTGCCGGGCCTGTCCGCGGCTGGTGGAGTGGCGGGAGGAGGCGGCCCGGACGAAGCGGCGCGCCTACCTGGACGACGACTACTGGGCGCGCCCGATCCCCGGCTTCGGGCCTGAGGACGCCGCCCTGGTGATCGTCGGCCTGGCCCCCGCCGCGCACGGCGCCAACCGGACCGGCCGGATCTTCACCGGCGACCCGTCCGGCGACCTGCTCTACGCCGCCCTGTACGAGCTGGGGCTGGCCTCCCGGGCGGAGGCCGTCCGGCGCGGGGACGGCCTGCGGCTGCACGGGGTGCGGATCACCGACCCCGTCCGCTGCTGCCCGCCGGAGAACCGGCCGAGCCCGACCGAGCGCGACACCTGTCGGCCGTGGATCACCCGCGAGTTCCGCTACCTGCGGCCGAGTGCGCGCGCCGTCGTCGCCCTGGGCGGGTTCGCCTGGCAGGCCGTCCTGCCCGTGCTCGCGGAGTCCGGCTGGCAGGTGCCACGGCCGCGCCCGGTCTTCGGCCACGGCGCCCGGGCCGCACTGCCGGCCGCGGACGGCGGCCCGGGGCTGCACCTGTTCGGCTGCTACCACGTGAGCCCGCGCAACACCTACACCGGGCGGCTCACCCCGGCGATGCTCACCGACCTGCTGGCCACCGCGGCCGCCGCCGCAGGCCTGCGCTGA
- a CDS encoding CBS domain-containing protein, with product MHPGAECVGEYDTLADAARTMRERGVGALPICGDDQKLLGILTDRDIVLKCVAEGSTRTGSGPSTSPSAVRW from the coding sequence ATGCACCCGGGCGCGGAGTGCGTGGGCGAGTACGACACCCTGGCCGACGCCGCCCGGACGATGCGGGAGCGGGGTGTCGGTGCACTGCCGATCTGCGGGGACGACCAGAAGCTGCTGGGCATCCTCACCGACCGGGACATCGTGCTGAAGTGCGTCGCAGAGGGCTCGACCCGAACCGGGTCCGGGCCGTCGACCTCGCCATCGGCCGTCCGATGGTGA
- a CDS encoding CBS domain-containing protein, translating to MEQHLVRRLPVINHPDHKLVGMISEADIARHMPQERVAEFVTTICAEKD from the coding sequence ATGGAACAGCACCTGGTCCGGCGGCTCCCGGTGATCAACCACCCCGACCACAAGCTGGTCGGAATGATCAGCGAGGCCGACATCGCCCGCCACATGCCGCAGGAACGGGTCGCCGAGTTCGTCACCACGATCTGCGCCGAGAAGGACTGA
- a CDS encoding SGNH/GDSL hydrolase family protein translates to MRPLLSRRARLAVVTAAFAASALGLSAVPAAAAPSSRSSDLPRHYLALGDSLAAGYQSTPDGGHVVGRGYAQDIARTLGERAAAKKRAFDFTDLGCPGETTGSMINGGCPYPHPYAGSQLAAAVRYLREHRHDKVLVTIDIGANDVDGCAAGGTIDLPCALNGVAQVGRGLSAILAQLREAAGPQTRIVGMNLYDPFLAAWMTGDQGRTTAALSVPLANVLNATIGLADAAHGVPTADVGAAFSTNAFSPTVPLGGQQVPLNVARIMQWTNMARGDIHANDTGYQVIADTFLAKI, encoded by the coding sequence ATGCGCCCGCTCCTGTCCAGACGCGCCCGACTCGCCGTCGTCACCGCCGCGTTCGCCGCCTCGGCGCTCGGCCTGTCGGCCGTCCCGGCCGCCGCGGCGCCCTCGTCCCGCTCCTCGGACCTCCCGCGCCACTACCTGGCCCTCGGCGACTCGCTGGCCGCCGGCTACCAGTCCACGCCGGACGGCGGGCACGTGGTGGGCCGCGGCTACGCGCAGGACATCGCCCGCACCCTGGGAGAGCGCGCGGCGGCGAAGAAGCGCGCCTTCGACTTCACCGACCTCGGCTGCCCCGGCGAGACCACCGGGTCCATGATCAACGGCGGCTGCCCCTACCCGCACCCGTACGCCGGCTCCCAACTGGCCGCCGCCGTCCGCTACCTGCGCGAGCACCGCCACGACAAGGTCCTGGTGACGATCGACATCGGCGCCAACGACGTGGACGGCTGCGCGGCGGGCGGGACGATCGACCTGCCCTGCGCGCTGAACGGCGTCGCCCAGGTCGGCCGCGGCCTGTCGGCCATCCTGGCGCAGCTGCGCGAGGCCGCGGGCCCGCAGACCCGGATCGTCGGCATGAACCTCTACGACCCCTTCCTCGCCGCCTGGATGACGGGCGACCAGGGCCGTACGACGGCCGCGCTCTCGGTGCCGCTGGCGAACGTGCTGAACGCCACCATCGGGCTCGCGGACGCCGCGCACGGCGTGCCCACCGCCGACGTGGGCGCCGCGTTCAGCACCAATGCGTTCTCGCCGACGGTGCCGCTCGGCGGGCAGCAGGTGCCGCTGAACGTGGCCCGGATCATGCAGTGGACCAACATGGCCCGCGGCGACATCCACGCCAACGACACCGGCTACCAGGTGATCGCGGACACCTTCCTCGCGAAGATCTGA
- a CDS encoding glycosyltransferase family 2 protein: MPPLISVVLPAHDPNGGLKECLDALLGQSFRDFEVVLVVDRSPECPERTADAYGMRDPRVTVLRLNAAVGIGRARNAGAARARGDYLLFLDSDHLVDPEAFAAMAERLDATGPVDVLHFGHLREHGDRLWPGGADDVLAAAGPAVTTPAERPELIGTPPLVWDRLLRRGTVPAFPDGHYDEIPVVHATTLAARRIAVLPRPCVTIRRRHTLHPTGSPGASHFDLFEQYGRSFEALNAAPDAEALRPHLFTRMIRHFLFVFDLAGCVDRAQRPQFFHRAAEHYRGHLPAGYRRPDGREGVKFSLLASGAYAAFEVAKLSHIARGAVSGRR; encoded by the coding sequence ATGCCACCCCTCATATCCGTCGTGCTCCCCGCCCACGACCCGAACGGCGGGCTCAAGGAGTGCCTCGACGCACTGCTCGGGCAGTCCTTCCGCGACTTCGAGGTCGTGCTGGTCGTGGACCGCTCCCCCGAGTGCCCGGAGCGGACCGCGGACGCCTACGGCATGCGCGACCCCCGGGTCACCGTGCTCCGGCTCAACGCCGCCGTCGGCATCGGCCGGGCGCGCAACGCCGGCGCCGCCCGCGCCCGGGGCGACTACCTGCTGTTCCTCGACAGCGACCACCTGGTGGACCCGGAGGCGTTCGCCGCGATGGCCGAGCGGCTCGACGCGACCGGCCCGGTGGACGTCCTCCACTTCGGCCACCTGCGCGAGCACGGCGACCGGCTCTGGCCCGGCGGCGCCGACGACGTCCTCGCCGCCGCGGGGCCCGCCGTGACCACCCCCGCCGAGCGCCCCGAGCTGATCGGCACGCCGCCCCTGGTCTGGGACCGGCTGCTGCGGCGCGGCACCGTGCCCGCCTTCCCGGACGGCCACTACGACGAGATCCCGGTGGTGCACGCCACCACGCTCGCCGCCCGGCGGATCGCCGTGCTGCCCCGCCCGTGCGTGACCATCCGCCGCCGGCACACCCTGCACCCGACCGGGTCGCCCGGCGCCAGCCACTTCGACCTGTTCGAGCAGTACGGACGCAGCTTCGAGGCGCTGAACGCGGCACCGGACGCGGAGGCGCTGCGGCCGCACCTGTTCACCCGGATGATCCGGCACTTCCTGTTCGTCTTCGACCTCGCCGGGTGCGTGGACCGGGCCCAGCGGCCGCAGTTCTTCCACCGGGCGGCGGAGCACTACCGCGGCCACCTGCCGGCCGGCTACCGACGGCCCGACGGCCGCGAGGGCGTGAAGTTCTCCCTGCTGGCAAGCGGGGCTTACGCGGCCTTCGAGGTGGCCAAGCTGTCCCACATCGCCCGCGGCGCGGTGTCCGGCCGCCGGTAG
- a CDS encoding transglycosylase SLT domain-containing protein, producing the protein MQLPTNLPPKHRRNALVTGIATLAVAGTATLALALPQDTSTAAAAAPAAAAAPAAAAAPATAAAPAPTIAQQLAAAQAQAAGQSDPAKAKADADAKAAADAKAKADADAKAKADADAKAAADARAKADADARAKAQAAARSQQRQALRPAAPSGTPQQIAAQLVPAGQLGCFSNIVFHESSWNVHAVNRSSGAYGLVQALPASKLASAGADWRDSAATQIKWGLNYMNSRYGSPCGAWSFWQAHHWY; encoded by the coding sequence ATGCAGTTGCCCACGAACCTACCGCCGAAGCACCGCCGCAACGCCCTGGTCACGGGCATCGCCACGCTCGCCGTGGCCGGTACGGCAACCCTGGCGCTGGCCCTGCCGCAGGACACCTCGACGGCCGCCGCGGCCGCTCCCGCCGCCGCGGCCGCTCCCGCCGCCGCAGCCGCCCCGGCCACCGCCGCTGCGCCCGCCCCCACCATCGCCCAGCAGCTGGCCGCCGCGCAGGCCCAGGCCGCCGGTCAGAGCGACCCGGCGAAGGCCAAGGCGGACGCGGACGCCAAGGCCGCCGCCGACGCCAAGGCGAAGGCCGACGCGGACGCGAAGGCCAAGGCGGACGCCGACGCGAAGGCCGCCGCCGATGCCCGGGCCAAGGCGGACGCCGACGCCAGGGCGAAGGCCCAGGCAGCCGCCCGCTCCCAGCAGCGCCAGGCCCTCAGGCCCGCCGCCCCCAGCGGCACCCCGCAGCAGATCGCCGCCCAGCTGGTGCCCGCCGGCCAGCTCGGCTGCTTCAGCAACATCGTGTTCCACGAGAGCAGCTGGAACGTCCACGCGGTCAACCGGTCCTCCGGCGCGTACGGCCTGGTGCAGGCCCTGCCCGCGTCCAAGCTGGCCTCGGCGGGCGCAGACTGGCGCGACAGCGCCGCCACCCAGATCAAGTGGGGCCTGAACTACATGAACAGCCGCTACGGCAGCCCGTGCGGCGCCTGGTCGTTCTGGCAGGCGCACCACTGGTACTGA
- a CDS encoding TetR-like C-terminal domain-containing protein, whose product MGHAVRDWALRNPHEYALIFGSPVPGYAAPEDTVTPGIRVPFLLGSLFMPGAPGDAQPQDGTGAAPAPPAAAVPRRPAERFGRCSTGCPTACRPSWSSAA is encoded by the coding sequence ATCGGCCACGCCGTCCGGGACTGGGCGCTGCGCAACCCGCACGAGTACGCGCTGATCTTCGGATCCCCCGTGCCGGGCTACGCCGCGCCGGAGGACACCGTCACGCCGGGCATCCGGGTGCCGTTCCTGCTCGGGAGCCTGTTCATGCCCGGCGCGCCGGGCGACGCGCAGCCGCAGGACGGCACCGGGGCCGCGCCGGCGCCCCCGGCGGCCGCCGTACCCCGGCGGCCCGCCGAGCGCTTCGGCCGCTGCTCGACCGGCTGCCCGACGGCGTGCCGCCCGAGCTGGTCGTCAGCGGCCTGA